In one Campylobacter insulaenigrae NCTC 12927 genomic region, the following are encoded:
- the dapF gene encoding diaminopimelate epimerase yields the protein MKYFKYCASGNDFVIFADEEKKDRTKLAQILCDRYKGIGADGLIVIVPHKKYDFEWQFYNCDGSEANMCGNGSRAAAHFAHYFLKKPKYLNFITGAGLIKSHIESDMVEIKLSDVKNIKEPFEYKQMQWQLCDTGVPHLVTFVDDLDDFNEQLCKELRLKYNANVNFAKVENDELLKVRTFERGVESETLACGTGMGACFYLAQLNYKVKSKITIQPKSGENLVFRLEEDQIFFKGKVKYCFEANYNFSC from the coding sequence ATGAAATACTTTAAATATTGTGCTAGTGGAAATGATTTTGTTATATTCGCAGACGAGGAGAAAAAAGATAGAACCAAGTTAGCGCAAATTCTTTGTGATAGATATAAAGGCATAGGTGCAGATGGACTTATAGTTATAGTTCCGCATAAAAAATATGATTTTGAATGGCAGTTTTATAATTGTGACGGAAGTGAAGCTAATATGTGTGGTAATGGATCAAGAGCAGCAGCGCATTTTGCACATTATTTTTTAAAAAAACCTAAATATTTAAATTTTATCACAGGTGCAGGATTGATTAAATCTCACATAGAAAGCGATATGGTTGAAATTAAATTGAGTGATGTTAAAAATATTAAAGAGCCTTTTGAATATAAACAAATGCAGTGGCAATTATGCGATACAGGTGTTCCCCATCTTGTAACTTTTGTAGATGATTTAGATGATTTTAATGAGCAATTATGTAAAGAATTGCGTCTAAAATATAATGCAAATGTAAATTTTGCAAAAGTTGAAAATGATGAATTGCTTAAAGTAAGAACATTTGAGCGAGGTGTGGAGAGTGAGACTTTAGCATGTGGAACAGGTATGGGGGCATGTTTTTACCTAGCACAACTTAATTATAAAGTTAAATCAAAAATCACAATACAGCCAAAAAGTGGTGAAAATTTGGTATTTAGACTCGAAGAAGATCAAATATTTTTTAAAGGGAAGGTAAAGTATTGTTTTGAAGCTAATTATAATTTTTCTTGTTAG
- a CDS encoding 50S ribosomal protein L23 — protein MADITDIKTILYTEKSLNLQEQGVVVIQTSPKMTKNGLKEVLKEYFGVTPVRINSLKMDGKIKRFRGREGQRNSFKKFYVKLPEGVSLESSEA, from the coding sequence ATGGCAGATATTACTGATATAAAAACAATACTTTACACTGAAAAAAGTTTAAACCTTCAAGAGCAAGGTGTTGTAGTTATCCAAACTTCTCCAAAGATGACAAAAAATGGTTTAAAAGAAGTTTTGAAAGAATATTTTGGTGTAACTCCAGTAAGAATCAATTCTTTAAAAATGGATGGAAAGATAAAGCGTTTTAGAGGTCGTGAAGGTCAAAGAAATAGCTTTAAAAAATTCTATGTTAAGCTACCAGAGGGTGTTAGCTTAGAAAGTTCGGAGGCATAA
- the rpsJ gene encoding 30S ribosomal protein S10 produces the protein MERIRLKLKAYDHRVLDRTVAAIVEAVKRTGADIRGPVPMPTKIKRYTVLKSPHINKDSREQFEMRIHARMLDIVAATPDTVDSLTKLDLAPEVNVEVRAMGK, from the coding sequence ATGGAAAGAATCAGGCTTAAGCTAAAAGCTTATGACCACAGAGTTCTAGATCGTACAGTTGCAGCAATTGTAGAAGCTGTTAAAAGAACTGGTGCTGACATTAGAGGTCCGGTACCAATGCCTACAAAAATAAAAAGATATACAGTTTTGAAATCTCCACATATCAACAAAGATTCACGCGAGCAGTTTGAGATGAGAATTCATGCACGTATGCTTGATATTGTAGCAGCTACTCCAGATACAGTAGATTCACTCACAAAACTTGACTTAGCTCCTGAAGTTAATGTTGAAGTAAGAGCTATGGGTAAATAA
- the rpsH gene encoding 30S ribosomal protein S8 → MINDLISDSLTRIRNAGMRRLETTRLLHSKVIEALLGIFQAKGYIESFNVIEEDKKKFINVVLKYDEKGRSVINEVKRISKPGRRVYKGKDEIKRFKNSYGTIVVSTSKGVLANDEAYKAGVGGEVLCTIW, encoded by the coding sequence ATGATAAATGATTTAATTTCAGATTCGTTAACAAGAATTAGAAATGCAGGTATGAGAAGATTAGAAACTACTCGGCTTTTACATTCTAAAGTTATCGAAGCTTTGCTTGGAATTTTTCAAGCTAAGGGTTATATTGAAAGTTTTAATGTAATAGAAGAAGATAAAAAGAAATTCATCAACGTAGTTTTAAAATATGATGAAAAAGGTAGAAGTGTGATCAATGAAGTTAAACGTATTTCTAAACCAGGTCGTCGTGTTTATAAAGGCAAAGATGAAATCAAAAGATTTAAAAATAGTTATGGTACTATTGTAGTAAGCACTTCAAAAGGTGTGTTAGCCAACGATGAAGCTTATAAAGCTGGTGTTGGCGGCGAAGTTTTATGTACTATTTGGTAA
- the rplX gene encoding 50S ribosomal protein L24, translating into MKLKIKKNDMVKVIAGDDKGKTGKVLAVFPKTNKVVVEGCKIVKKAVKPSDKNPNGGFVNKEMPMDISNVAKAGE; encoded by the coding sequence ATGAAATTGAAAATTAAAAAGAATGATATGGTTAAAGTTATTGCCGGAGATGATAAAGGTAAGACAGGAAAAGTATTAGCAGTATTTCCTAAGACAAATAAAGTGGTTGTTGAAGGATGTAAAATAGTAAAAAAAGCTGTTAAACCAAGTGATAAAAACCCAAATGGCGGTTTTGTAAATAAAGAAATGCCAATGGATATTTCAAATGTAGCAAAGGCAGGTGAGTAA
- the rpsQ gene encoding 30S ribosomal protein S17, with protein sequence MAFKREIQGVVVQIAGDKTATILVERKVVHPKYRKIVKRFKKYLIHDERNELKVGNTIIAIECRPLSKRKSFRLKTIVSAGVE encoded by the coding sequence ATGGCATTTAAAAGAGAAATTCAAGGCGTTGTTGTTCAAATTGCTGGAGATAAAACAGCTACAATTTTGGTTGAGAGAAAAGTTGTTCACCCAAAATATAGAAAAATTGTAAAACGCTTTAAAAAATATTTAATTCATGATGAAAGAAATGAACTTAAAGTGGGAAATACGATTATAGCAATCGAATGTAGACCACTTTCTAAGAGAAAATCGTTTCGTTTGAAAACTATAGTATCAGCAGGAGTTGAGTAA
- the rplV gene encoding 50S ribosomal protein L22 — translation MSRALIKFIRLSPTKARLIAREVQGMNAELALASLKFMPNKGAKFIANAISSAVANGGFEANEVIVSSCRVDAGAVLKRFRPRARGSASRIRKPTSHILVEVSKVELSAEKTTKAKKASVKKES, via the coding sequence GTGAGTAGAGCGTTAATTAAATTCATAAGATTGTCTCCAACTAAAGCAAGATTGATTGCTAGAGAAGTTCAAGGTATGAATGCTGAACTTGCATTAGCAAGCTTAAAGTTTATGCCAAATAAAGGTGCTAAATTTATAGCAAATGCTATTTCAAGTGCTGTTGCAAATGGTGGTTTTGAAGCAAATGAAGTTATTGTTTCAAGTTGTCGTGTTGATGCTGGTGCAGTATTAAAAAGATTTAGACCAAGAGCAAGAGGAAGCGCTAGTCGTATTAGAAAGCCAACTTCACATATTTTAGTAGAAGTTAGCAAAGTAGAATTAAGTGCTGAAAAAACTACAAAAGCTAAAAAAGCATCAGTGAAAAAGGAAAGCTAA
- the rplC gene encoding 50S ribosomal protein L3, with translation MEYIVEKIGMSRTISTPSIPVTLLKLVQTKVCEVENGKALVAYVKGKANNKCIAGQQKKYNLSAEYNRFANLEVANTQAGDIDLNPLKEASILKVSFNSKGRGYSGVMKRHGFAGGPASHGSRFHRRHGSIGNREWPGRVQPGMKMAGHYGNVKVTVKNEIVSFDEENGVLVVKGAVPGYNGAMGKIRIAK, from the coding sequence ATGGAATACATTGTAGAAAAAATTGGTATGAGTAGAACAATAAGCACACCAAGCATTCCTGTAACCTTACTTAAACTTGTGCAAACTAAGGTATGTGAAGTTGAAAATGGAAAAGCTTTAGTCGCTTATGTGAAAGGTAAAGCAAATAACAAATGTATTGCTGGTCAGCAAAAAAAATATAATCTTTCAGCTGAATATAATAGATTTGCTAATTTAGAAGTGGCAAATACTCAAGCAGGGGATATTGATTTAAATCCCTTAAAAGAGGCTTCAATATTAAAAGTTAGTTTTAATTCTAAAGGTAGAGGCTATAGCGGGGTTATGAAAAGACATGGATTTGCTGGAGGCCCTGCAAGTCACGGTTCAAGATTTCATAGACGCCACGGGTCAATAGGTAATCGTGAATGGCCAGGTCGTGTTCAACCAGGTATGAAAATGGCAGGTCATTATGGTAATGTAAAAGTTACTGTAAAAAATGAAATAGTATCGTTTGATGAAGAAAATGGTGTTTTAGTAGTTAAGGGTGCTGTACCAGGATATAATGGTGCTATGGGTAAAATAAGGATTGCAAAATGA
- the rplE gene encoding 50S ribosomal protein L5: MTRLKEKYNQSIKAALVKEFDIKNPMLIPFVEKVVISVGAGELAKDQKVLQNVADTISLIAGQKAVITKAKKSVAGFKVREGFPVGVMVTLRKDNMYAFLDKLITIALPRVKDFRGLPRDGFDGRGNYNFGLDEQLMFPEVEYDKILRTHGMNISIVTTANSDKEAQKLLELFGVPFAKGK, from the coding sequence ATGACGAGATTAAAAGAAAAATATAATCAAAGCATCAAGGCTGCTTTAGTAAAAGAATTTGATATAAAAAACCCTATGTTAATTCCTTTTGTTGAAAAAGTTGTTATAAGTGTGGGTGCTGGAGAATTGGCTAAAGATCAAAAAGTTTTACAAAATGTAGCAGATACTATTTCTTTGATTGCTGGACAAAAAGCAGTGATTACAAAAGCTAAGAAATCAGTTGCAGGTTTTAAGGTAAGAGAAGGCTTTCCAGTAGGTGTAATGGTTACTTTGAGAAAAGATAACATGTATGCTTTTTTAGATAAATTAATTACTATTGCACTTCCTCGTGTTAAAGATTTTAGAGGTCTTCCAAGAGATGGTTTTGATGGAAGAGGAAATTATAATTTCGGTTTAGACGAGCAGTTAATGTTCCCAGAGGTAGAATATGATAAAATTTTAAGAACCCATGGTATGAATATTTCTATCGTTACAACAGCAAATTCAGACAAAGAGGCACAAAAATTATTAGAATTATTTGGCGTGCCATTTGCAAAAGGAAAGTAA
- the rplD gene encoding 50S ribosomal protein L4, which translates to MSKVTVLNDKFEKTSELELPAKYAEVNSHNLYLYVKSYLAGLRANTAHTKGRSDVSGGGKKPWRQKGRGGARAGSSRTNVWVGGAVAFGPTNNRNYIQKVNKKQKRLALERALADKAQKNALFSVDSLSIESGKTKDANAVIKKLGLKDTLIVKDLLDEKTLLAFRNLANCYVVDASEVNAYLVSVFNAVIIEKAALESIVKEG; encoded by the coding sequence ATGAGTAAAGTAACTGTTTTAAATGATAAATTTGAAAAAACTAGTGAACTCGAACTTCCAGCAAAATATGCAGAAGTTAATTCTCACAACCTTTATTTATATGTAAAATCTTATCTTGCTGGTCTTAGAGCAAATACAGCTCATACTAAAGGTAGGAGTGATGTAAGTGGTGGTGGTAAAAAACCATGGAGACAAAAAGGACGTGGTGGTGCAAGAGCTGGTTCAAGCAGAACGAATGTTTGGGTAGGTGGTGCTGTAGCATTTGGTCCTACAAATAATCGTAACTATATTCAAAAAGTGAATAAAAAACAAAAACGCTTAGCACTTGAGAGAGCACTAGCTGATAAAGCTCAAAAAAATGCATTATTTTCAGTAGATAGTTTGAGTATTGAAAGTGGCAAAACAAAAGATGCAAATGCAGTTATTAAAAAGCTTGGTTTGAAAGATACTTTAATTGTAAAAGATTTACTAGATGAAAAAACATTACTTGCTTTTAGAAATTTAGCAAATTGTTATGTTGTTGATGCAAGTGAAGTTAATGCTTATTTAGTATCTGTATTTAATGCTGTTATTATTGAAAAAGCAGCACTTGAATCTATCGTAAAAGAGGGTTAA
- the rpsC gene encoding 30S ribosomal protein S3: protein MGQKVNPIGLRLGINRNWESRWFPTKANVAENIGEDYKIRTFLKRKLYYAGISQILVERTAKKLRVTVVAARPGIIIGKKGSDVDVLRKDLQNLIGKEVNINIKEERKAGASAQLAAESVATQLEKRIAFRRAMKKVIQGAQKAGAKGIKVSVSGRLGGAEMARTEWYLEGRVPLHTLRAKIDYGFAEAHTTYGNIGIKVWIFKGEVLQKGVQPEKTDENAPAKKPRRARRGK from the coding sequence ATGGGACAAAAAGTAAATCCGATTGGTTTGAGATTAGGAATTAACAGAAATTGGGAATCAAGATGGTTTCCTACTAAGGCTAATGTAGCAGAAAATATTGGTGAAGATTATAAAATTAGAACTTTTTTAAAAAGAAAATTATATTATGCTGGAATTAGTCAAATTCTTGTAGAAAGAACAGCAAAAAAATTAAGAGTAACTGTTGTGGCTGCAAGACCGGGAATTATTATTGGTAAAAAAGGTAGTGATGTTGATGTTTTAAGAAAAGATCTTCAAAACTTAATTGGTAAAGAAGTAAACATCAATATTAAAGAAGAAAGAAAAGCAGGTGCTTCAGCACAACTTGCTGCTGAGAGTGTTGCTACTCAGCTTGAAAAAAGAATTGCTTTTAGAAGAGCTATGAAAAAAGTAATTCAAGGAGCACAAAAAGCAGGTGCTAAAGGTATCAAAGTATCAGTTTCAGGTCGTTTAGGTGGAGCTGAAATGGCAAGAACAGAATGGTATCTAGAAGGTCGTGTACCACTTCATACTTTAAGAGCAAAAATCGATTATGGTTTTGCTGAAGCTCATACAACTTATGGAAATATAGGTATTAAAGTGTGGATATTTAAAGGTGAAGTTTTACAAAAGGGTGTTCAACCTGAAAAAACCGATGAAAATGCTCCAGCTAAAAAACCAAGAAGAGCAAGAAGAGGTAAATAA
- the rpsS gene encoding 30S ribosomal protein S19 has product MARSLKKGPFVDDHVMKKVIAAKKANDGKPIKTWSRRSTIIPDMIGLTFNVHNGKSFIPVYVTENHIGYKLGEFAPTRTFKGHKGSVQKKIGK; this is encoded by the coding sequence ATGGCTAGGTCACTAAAAAAAGGTCCTTTTGTTGATGACCATGTAATGAAAAAAGTCATCGCTGCTAAAAAAGCTAACGATGGTAAGCCAATTAAAACTTGGTCAAGACGCAGCACTATTATACCTGATATGATAGGTTTAACTTTTAATGTTCATAATGGAAAAAGCTTTATACCTGTATACGTAACTGAAAATCATATTGGTTATAAATTAGGTGAATTTGCACCTACTAGAACATTTAAGGGTCACAAAGGCTCTGTTCAAAAGAAAATAGGCAAGTAA
- the rplB gene encoding 50S ribosomal protein L2, which translates to MAIKTYKPYTPSRRYITGVSSEDITAKASVRSLLVKLPAHAGRNNNGRITSRHKEAGAKKLYRIIDFKRRKFGIEGKVEAIEYDPYRNCRIALISYRDGEKRYILQPRGLGVGDIVCAAESGLDIKPGNAMKLKNIPVGTIVHNIELKPGKGGQMIRSAGAYAQLMGKEEKYVILRLASGEMRQVLAECMASIGEVGNEEWSNITIGKAGRNRHRGIRPQTRGSAMNPVDHPHGGGEGKKNSGRHPVTPWGKPTKGAKTRRKKASDKLIISRRKGK; encoded by the coding sequence ATGGCAATTAAAACATACAAACCATATACTCCAAGTAGAAGATACATTACAGGTGTAAGTTCTGAAGATATTACTGCAAAAGCTAGTGTGAGATCATTGCTTGTTAAGCTTCCAGCACATGCAGGCCGTAATAATAATGGTAGAATTACAAGTCGTCATAAGGAAGCTGGTGCTAAAAAACTTTATAGAATTATAGATTTTAAAAGAAGAAAATTTGGCATAGAAGGTAAAGTTGAAGCAATTGAATATGATCCATATAGAAATTGTCGTATTGCATTAATTTCTTATAGAGATGGTGAAAAAAGATATATTTTGCAACCTAGAGGCTTAGGTGTTGGCGATATTGTTTGTGCAGCAGAAAGCGGTCTTGATATTAAACCAGGTAATGCGATGAAGCTTAAAAATATTCCTGTGGGTACTATTGTGCATAATATTGAATTAAAGCCAGGTAAGGGTGGTCAAATGATCCGTTCAGCTGGTGCTTATGCGCAACTTATGGGTAAAGAAGAAAAATATGTTATCTTAAGACTTGCAAGTGGTGAAATGAGACAAGTTTTAGCTGAGTGTATGGCAAGCATTGGTGAAGTAGGTAATGAAGAATGGTCAAATATCACCATAGGTAAAGCAGGAAGAAATCGCCATAGAGGTATTCGTCCTCAAACTAGAGGTTCTGCTATGAATCCAGTTGATCACCCACACGGAGGGGGAGAAGGTAAGAAAAACTCTGGTCGTCATCCAGTTACTCCATGGGGTAAACCAACTAAAGGTGCTAAAACTCGCCGTAAAAAAGCTAGCGATAAGCTAATAATTTCAAGAAGAAAAGGAAAGTAA
- the rplN gene encoding 50S ribosomal protein L14 has product MIQSFTRLAVADNSGAKELMCIKVLGGSKRRYATVGDVIVASVKKALPNGKVKKGQVVKAVIVRTKKEIHRDNGSLIRFDENAAVILDAKREPVGTRIFGPVGREVRYGGFMKIVSLAPEVL; this is encoded by the coding sequence ATGATTCAAAGTTTTACTAGGCTTGCAGTTGCTGATAATAGCGGTGCAAAAGAATTAATGTGTATCAAGGTTTTAGGTGGTAGCAAAAGAAGATATGCTACGGTCGGTGATGTGATTGTTGCATCTGTAAAAAAAGCTTTACCAAATGGTAAGGTTAAAAAAGGTCAAGTGGTAAAAGCTGTTATTGTTAGAACTAAAAAAGAAATTCATAGAGATAATGGTTCTTTAATTCGTTTTGATGAGAATGCAGCTGTAATTCTTGATGCTAAAAGAGAGCCAGTCGGAACTCGTATTTTTGGACCAGTAGGTCGTGAAGTAAGATATGGTGGCTTTATGAAAATTGTTTCACTAGCACCGGAGGTGTTGTAA
- the rplP gene encoding 50S ribosomal protein L16, with translation MLMPKRTKYRKMMKGRNRGYANRGTEFTFGDYALKATEAGRINSRQIEAARIALTRFVKRQGKTWIRVFPDKPLTKKPLETRMGKGKGAVEEWVMNIKPGRIIYEMAGVNEEMARQALTLAMHKLPFKTKFVTRESQNEIY, from the coding sequence ATGTTAATGCCAAAAAGAACAAAATATCGTAAAATGATGAAAGGGCGTAATAGAGGTTATGCCAATAGAGGAACTGAATTTACTTTTGGTGATTATGCTTTAAAAGCAACAGAAGCAGGTCGTATAAATTCACGTCAGATTGAAGCAGCTCGTATTGCTTTAACTCGTTTTGTAAAAAGACAAGGTAAAACTTGGATTAGAGTTTTTCCAGACAAACCTTTAACCAAAAAGCCTTTAGAAACTCGTATGGGTAAAGGTAAAGGTGCAGTGGAAGAATGGGTAATGAATATTAAGCCAGGTCGTATTATTTATGAAATGGCGGGTGTGAATGAAGAAATGGCAAGACAAGCTTTAACTTTAGCTATGCATAAATTGCCATTTAAAACTAAGTTTGTTACAAGAGAGAGCCAAAATGAAATATACTGA
- a CDS encoding ATP-binding protein has translation MKILQFFYDNYPKIQSFKERKVQIQSNKNLIIKGGFASGKKNLILNFLSFYKNENILFIDCADLRFDEKSLLHLNSFLTYNPQIKFLILCNFCYEFDFNVLKHLNLQIILSVNMMNFKLDNFEEIYLDFLDFEEFLSLNKKYVDIKSMVSYFLHTGRNVIQNQEVNFTYLKSFYNPLELNILKFIALNISNEFSTNDLFKSMKEKMQISKDTLYKNIAKLEQNYTLYFVKNYDKNVKKVYFYDFYLKNALSVQKDFSALFENLVLNEMFKFKQEIFYTKYFDFYIPNLNIAFLCSPFKDKDLILLKIKKILSKNHLKLSSIFIITLSQSAEIFINGIRILLLPFDEWALGN, from the coding sequence ATGAAAATATTACAATTTTTTTATGATAATTATCCAAAAATTCAAAGCTTCAAAGAAAGAAAAGTTCAAATTCAAAGCAATAAAAATCTTATTATAAAAGGCGGTTTTGCTAGCGGTAAAAAAAATCTTATTTTAAATTTTTTATCTTTTTATAAAAATGAAAATATACTTTTTATCGACTGTGCTGATTTACGTTTTGATGAAAAAAGTTTATTACATCTTAACTCTTTTCTAACTTATAACCCTCAAATTAAATTTCTAATTCTTTGTAATTTTTGTTACGAATTTGATTTTAACGTTTTAAAACACTTAAATTTACAAATTATATTAAGTGTTAATATGATGAATTTTAAATTAGATAATTTTGAAGAAATTTATCTTGATTTTTTAGATTTTGAAGAATTTCTAAGTTTAAATAAAAAATATGTTGACATAAAATCTATGGTAAGTTATTTTTTACATACTGGAAGAAATGTAATTCAAAATCAAGAAGTAAATTTTACTTACCTAAAAAGTTTTTATAACCCTTTAGAATTAAATATTTTAAAATTTATCGCATTAAATATTTCTAATGAATTTAGTACTAACGATTTATTTAAATCTATGAAAGAAAAAATGCAAATTTCAAAAGATACTTTGTATAAAAATATAGCAAAATTGGAACAAAATTATACTTTATATTTTGTAAAAAATTATGATAAAAATGTAAAAAAAGTATATTTTTATGATTTCTATTTAAAAAATGCCTTAAGTGTACAGAAAGATTTTAGTGCTTTATTTGAGAATTTAGTTTTAAATGAAATGTTTAAATTCAAACAAGAAATTTTTTATACAAAATACTTTGATTTTTATATTCCAAATTTAAATATCGCTTTTTTATGTTCTCCTTTTAAGGATAAAGATTTAATTTTATTAAAAATAAAAAAAATTCTTAGTAAAAATCATCTCAAACTTTCTTCAATTTTTATTATTACACTCTCACAAAGTGCAGAAATTTTTATTAATGGAATTAGAATTTTATTACTTCCATTTGATGAATGGGCTTTAGGAAATTAA
- the rplF gene encoding 50S ribosomal protein L6: MSRIGKQPVSIPNGVEVKLEGNLLKFKKGNLAKELDTKANVNIEIKEGQILFSPKGEDRQSRAYWGTYRALTQNIIIGLTEGFSKTLEINGVGYKAALKGKVLELALGFSHPINYAIPEGIEITVEKNNIIVKGSDKQVVGQVAAQIREFRPPEPYKGKGVKYSDERIIRKAGKTSKK, translated from the coding sequence ATGTCACGTATAGGAAAACAACCAGTTTCTATTCCAAATGGAGTGGAAGTAAAATTAGAAGGTAATTTGCTAAAATTTAAAAAAGGAAATTTAGCAAAAGAACTCGATACAAAAGCAAATGTTAATATTGAGATTAAAGAAGGACAAATTCTTTTTTCTCCTAAAGGTGAAGATAGACAAAGCAGGGCGTATTGGGGAACTTATAGAGCTTTAACCCAAAATATTATTATTGGTTTAACTGAGGGTTTTAGTAAAACTTTAGAAATTAATGGTGTAGGTTATAAAGCAGCATTAAAAGGTAAAGTTTTGGAACTTGCTTTAGGTTTTTCTCATCCTATTAATTATGCTATACCAGAAGGTATAGAAATCACAGTGGAAAAAAACAATATCATTGTTAAAGGAAGTGATAAACAAGTTGTAGGTCAAGTTGCTGCTCAAATTCGCGAATTTAGACCACCTGAGCCTTACAAAGGAAAAGGTGTTAAATATTCAGATGAGCGTATTATCCGCAAAGCTGGTAAGACATCTAAGAAGTAA
- a CDS encoding type Z 30S ribosomal protein S14, giving the protein MAKKSMIAKAARKPKFSVRGYTRCQICGRPHSVYRDFGICRVCLRKMANEGLIPGLKKASW; this is encoded by the coding sequence ATGGCTAAAAAATCAATGATTGCAAAAGCTGCCCGTAAACCTAAATTTAGTGTTAGAGGGTATACTAGATGCCAAATTTGTGGAAGACCACATTCAGTTTATAGAGATTTTGGAATTTGTAGAGTTTGTTTAAGAAAAATGGCAAATGAAGGCTTAATTCCTGGTCTCAAAAAAGCAAGTTGGTAA
- the rpmC gene encoding 50S ribosomal protein L29: MKYTDIKDKTAAELATMLKEKKVLLFTLRQKLKTMQLTNPKEISEVKKDIARINTAISALQ; the protein is encoded by the coding sequence ATGAAATATACTGATATTAAAGATAAGACAGCAGCCGAGCTTGCAACAATGCTAAAAGAAAAAAAGGTGCTTTTGTTTACTTTAAGACAAAAGCTAAAAACGATGCAGCTAACTAATCCTAAAGAAATTAGCGAAGTTAAAAAAGACATTGCTAGAATCAATACTGCAATTAGTGCTTTACAATAA
- a CDS encoding glucosaminidase domain-containing protein — MKLIIIFLVSCILLQAKFIPGFNEDFYTLDINQKREVFIGKISTLLDNSFKDIENEQEFVNNFFHEALKLNFRNLNPIALNRLIELKEKYRIKNLYNIQEYQEKIQKVPKSLAIAQAIIESATGTSRFAKEANNLFGEWTWGDKGLIPKERSVNKTHKIKVFDTLQESVDSYILNLNRHNAYEDFRMWRKNVLEKGEKLDGKEAAIHLEKYSEIKNKYTQLILAIIKKHELDKVD; from the coding sequence TTGAAGCTAATTATAATTTTTCTTGTTAGTTGTATTTTATTACAAGCTAAATTTATACCAGGATTTAATGAAGATTTTTATACTCTTGATATCAATCAAAAAAGAGAAGTTTTTATAGGTAAAATTAGCACTTTGCTTGATAATTCTTTTAAAGATATAGAGAATGAACAAGAATTTGTAAATAATTTTTTTCATGAAGCGTTAAAATTAAATTTTAGAAATTTAAATCCAATAGCTTTAAACAGATTGATAGAGTTAAAAGAAAAATACAGAATAAAAAATTTATATAATATCCAAGAATATCAAGAAAAAATTCAAAAAGTTCCTAAATCTTTGGCTATAGCTCAAGCTATTATAGAAAGTGCTACAGGAACAAGTCGTTTTGCTAAAGAAGCTAATAATCTTTTTGGAGAATGGACTTGGGGAGATAAAGGTTTAATACCCAAGGAAAGAAGTGTAAATAAAACACATAAAATTAAAGTATTTGATACTTTGCAAGAAAGCGTTGATTCTTATATTTTAAATTTAAATCGTCATAATGCTTATGAGGATTTTAGAATGTGGCGCAAGAATGTGTTGGAAAAAGGAGAAAAATTAGATGGTAAAGAAGCTGCCATACACTTAGAAAAATATTCTGAAATAAAAAATAAATATACCCAATTAATCTTAGCTATTATAAAAAAACATGAATTAGATAAAGTGGATTAA
- the rplR gene encoding 50S ribosomal protein L18 — MRANVLKRKISLRIKRKKRIRAKISGTQNLPRLSVFKSNRTLYIQAIDDVKSVTLAAIDGRKIGVKANKEGAKKIATEFAKILKAKNIEEVVFDRNGYLYHGVIATLAEVLRENAIKL, encoded by the coding sequence ATGAGAGCAAATGTATTAAAAAGAAAAATATCTTTAAGAATAAAAAGAAAAAAAAGAATTAGAGCAAAAATTTCAGGAACACAAAATCTTCCAAGATTATCTGTTTTTAAATCAAACAGAACTTTATACATCCAAGCTATTGATGATGTAAAATCAGTAACCTTAGCGGCTATTGATGGTAGAAAAATTGGCGTAAAAGCGAATAAAGAAGGTGCTAAGAAAATAGCGACTGAATTTGCTAAAATTTTGAAAGCTAAAAATATAGAAGAAGTAGTGTTTGATAGAAATGGTTATTTATATCATGGTGTAATTGCAACTTTAGCTGAAGTGCTAAGAGAAAATGCAATCAAACTATAA